One Vespa crabro chromosome 9, iyVesCrab1.2, whole genome shotgun sequence genomic region harbors:
- the LOC124426689 gene encoding potassium voltage-gated channel protein Shaw-like isoform X1: MRKVDDERWNDRVILNVGGIRHETYKATLKKIPATRLSRLTEASVNYDPILNEYFYDRHPGVFAQVLNYYRTGKLHYPTDVCGPLFEEELDFWGLDSNQVEPCCWSTYSIHRDTQATLAILDKLDIEGEKLSDEEISRLFGYEEEYNRGTLTKWQRLRPRIWALFDEPYSSRSAKCIACISIFFICLSVLCFCLKSHPSNLPQIRTDDSPSNYSVEFTQHYENEIGRPHRAFYYIEHACNAWFTFEITLRCLVSPSLKRFAVSPVNAIDLAATFSFYTEFLTESSLYLEVLSIARVLRLFKLTRHSPGLRILIHTFKASAKELALLVFFLALGIVLFASLIFYAERLQENPNNDFDSIPRGLWWALVTMTTVGYGDMTPKTFPGMFIGGLCALTGVLAIALPVPVIVSNFSMFYSHTQARSKLPKQRRRVLPAEFPRRGRSSMHQNRFDSQGHLFLNASPYRSLTPLMTRQPMTRLHSVLQLQPNIVINLAEIEHRARTTSPSQESEGTSVSDCRDSDLPQDDKMEEQRVAEIVHPEEETNHRKERQHSQNILHYIL, translated from the exons ATGAGGAAAGTGGATGATGAAAGATGGAACGACCGGGTGATACTTAACGTCGGTGGAATACGTCACGAGACGTATAAAGCGACCTTGAAGAAAATACCGGCGACGAGATTGTCACGACTCACCGAGGCATCGGTAAATTACGATCCGATATTGAACGAATATTTCTACGACAGGCATCCCGGTGTCTTCGCACAGGTTCTCAATTACTATCGTACAGGCAAGCTGCACTATCCCACGGATGTTTGCGGTCCTCTTTTTGAAGAAGAACTTGATTTCTGGGGTCTTGATTCGAATCAG gtTGAACCTTGCTGCTGGAGTACTTACAGTATTCATAGAGATACACAAGCAACATTGGCCATATTGGATAAATTAGACATTGAAGGCGAAAAGCTTAGCGACGAGGAAATTTCTCGTCTCTTTGGTTACGAGGAGGAATATAATCGTGGAACATTGACAAAGTGGCAGCGATTACGTCCGAGAATCTGGGCTCTCTTCGACGAGCCTTACTCGTCGAGGTCGGCAAAGTGCATCGCCTGCATTTCGATCTTCTTCATCTGTCTCTCGGTTCTCTGCTTTTGCTTAAAGAGCCATCCTAGTAATCTACCACAAATTAGAACGGATGATTCTCCTTCTAACTACTCCGTAGAATTCACTCAACATTACGAGAATGAAATCGGTCGACCACATAGAGCATTTTATTACATTGAACACGCTTGTAATGCTTGGTTCACATTCGAGATAACACTTCGATGCTTG GTCAGTCCAAGCCTAAAGCGATTCGCTGTGTCGCCGGTGAATGCGATCGATTTAGCGGCAACGTTCAGCTTCTACACGGAATTCTTGACGGAGTCTAGCCTGTATCTTGAGGTCCTCTCGATAGCAAGAGTACTTCGACTCTTTAAATTGACCAGACATTCACCTGGCTTGAGAATCCTCATACATACTTTCAAAGCATCCGCGAAAGAGCTCGCATTGTTGGTTTTCTTCCTTGCTTTGGGCATAGTTCTCTTCGCTAGTCTTATTTTTTATGCCGAACGACTTCAA GAAAATCCCAACAACGACTTTGACAGTATACCACGAGGACTTTGGTGGGCTCTAGTCACCATGACGACCGTCGGTTACGGCGACATGACGCCGAAAACCTTTCCAGGGATGTTCATAGGCGGACTGTGCGCCTTGACCGGCGTTCTTGCTATCGCACTTCCGGTTCCCGTCATCGTCAGCAACTTCTCTATGTTCTACTCCCACACTCAG gCACGTAGCAAATTGCCAAAGCAGAGACGAAGAGTACTCCCAGCAGAATTTCCAAGACGTGGAAGATCGTCGATGCATCAAAATCGTTTCGATTCTCAGGGACATTTGTTCTTGAACGCTTCACCTTACAGATCGCTGACACCTCTCATGACTCGACAACCTATGACTAGATTGCACAGCGTCCTACAACTCCAG CCGAATATCGTGATAAATCTAGCGGAAATCGAACATCGTGCGCGCACCACTTCGCCCAGTCAAGAATCCGAAGGAACTAGCGTATCTGACTGCCGAGATAGCGATCTACCTCAAGATGATAAGATGGAAGAGCAACGTGTCGCCGAAATCGTTCATCCAGAAGAGGAAACGAATCatcgaaaagagagacaacATTCTCAAAACATTCTCCATTATATtttgtga
- the LOC124426689 gene encoding potassium voltage-gated channel protein Shaw-like isoform X2: protein MRKVDDERWNDRVILNVGGIRHETYKATLKKIPATRLSRLTEASVNYDPILNEYFYDRHPGVFAQVLNYYRTGKLHYPTDVCGPLFEEELDFWGLDSNQVEPCCWSTYSIHRDTQATLAILDKLDIEGEKLSDEEISRLFGYEEEYNRGTLTKWQRLRPRIWALFDEPYSSRSAKCIACISIFFICLSVLCFCLKSHPSNLPQIRTDDSPSNYSVEFTQHYENEIGRPHRAFYYIEHACNAWFTFEITLRCLENPNNDFDSIPRGLWWALVTMTTVGYGDMTPKTFPGMFIGGLCALTGVLAIALPVPVIVSNFSMFYSHTQARSKLPKQRRRVLPAEFPRRGRSSMHQNRFDSQGHLFLNASPYRSLTPLMTRQPMTRLHSVLQLQPNIVINLAEIEHRARTTSPSQESEGTSVSDCRDSDLPQDDKMEEQRVAEIVHPEEETNHRKERQHSQNILHYIL, encoded by the exons ATGAGGAAAGTGGATGATGAAAGATGGAACGACCGGGTGATACTTAACGTCGGTGGAATACGTCACGAGACGTATAAAGCGACCTTGAAGAAAATACCGGCGACGAGATTGTCACGACTCACCGAGGCATCGGTAAATTACGATCCGATATTGAACGAATATTTCTACGACAGGCATCCCGGTGTCTTCGCACAGGTTCTCAATTACTATCGTACAGGCAAGCTGCACTATCCCACGGATGTTTGCGGTCCTCTTTTTGAAGAAGAACTTGATTTCTGGGGTCTTGATTCGAATCAG gtTGAACCTTGCTGCTGGAGTACTTACAGTATTCATAGAGATACACAAGCAACATTGGCCATATTGGATAAATTAGACATTGAAGGCGAAAAGCTTAGCGACGAGGAAATTTCTCGTCTCTTTGGTTACGAGGAGGAATATAATCGTGGAACATTGACAAAGTGGCAGCGATTACGTCCGAGAATCTGGGCTCTCTTCGACGAGCCTTACTCGTCGAGGTCGGCAAAGTGCATCGCCTGCATTTCGATCTTCTTCATCTGTCTCTCGGTTCTCTGCTTTTGCTTAAAGAGCCATCCTAGTAATCTACCACAAATTAGAACGGATGATTCTCCTTCTAACTACTCCGTAGAATTCACTCAACATTACGAGAATGAAATCGGTCGACCACATAGAGCATTTTATTACATTGAACACGCTTGTAATGCTTGGTTCACATTCGAGATAACACTTCGATGCTTG GAAAATCCCAACAACGACTTTGACAGTATACCACGAGGACTTTGGTGGGCTCTAGTCACCATGACGACCGTCGGTTACGGCGACATGACGCCGAAAACCTTTCCAGGGATGTTCATAGGCGGACTGTGCGCCTTGACCGGCGTTCTTGCTATCGCACTTCCGGTTCCCGTCATCGTCAGCAACTTCTCTATGTTCTACTCCCACACTCAG gCACGTAGCAAATTGCCAAAGCAGAGACGAAGAGTACTCCCAGCAGAATTTCCAAGACGTGGAAGATCGTCGATGCATCAAAATCGTTTCGATTCTCAGGGACATTTGTTCTTGAACGCTTCACCTTACAGATCGCTGACACCTCTCATGACTCGACAACCTATGACTAGATTGCACAGCGTCCTACAACTCCAG CCGAATATCGTGATAAATCTAGCGGAAATCGAACATCGTGCGCGCACCACTTCGCCCAGTCAAGAATCCGAAGGAACTAGCGTATCTGACTGCCGAGATAGCGATCTACCTCAAGATGATAAGATGGAAGAGCAACGTGTCGCCGAAATCGTTCATCCAGAAGAGGAAACGAATCatcgaaaagagagacaacATTCTCAAAACATTCTCCATTATATtttgtga